In one Nocardioides sp. NBC_00368 genomic region, the following are encoded:
- a CDS encoding DUF3040 domain-containing protein translates to MPLSEEELRLLEQMERALSAEDPKFASALRGTALRRAQRRHAVIAGIVLAAGVALLMTGVISRMWIVGVVGFLVMLASTSVLLTALRGAAAVEEDDGNHAPRSSFLDRASERWKQRRRGDNDL, encoded by the coding sequence GTGCCACTCTCGGAAGAGGAGCTTCGCCTGCTCGAGCAGATGGAGCGCGCGCTCTCGGCGGAGGACCCGAAGTTCGCCTCCGCCCTCCGAGGCACGGCCCTGCGCCGTGCCCAACGTCGACACGCGGTCATCGCGGGCATCGTGCTCGCTGCTGGAGTCGCGTTGTTGATGACCGGTGTGATCTCACGGATGTGGATCGTCGGGGTGGTCGGCTTCCTGGTGATGCTGGCCTCGACCTCCGTGCTGCTCACCGCCCTGCGCGGTGCCGCCGCGGTCGAGGAGGACGACGGGAACCACGCTCCGCGCAGCTCGTTCCTCGACCGCGCCAGCGAGCGTTGGAAGCAACGCCGCCGCGGCGACAACGACCTGTAG